A genomic segment from Methanomicrobium sp. W14 encodes:
- a CDS encoding DNA methyltransferase, with protein sequence MGKQTTIHNNSDTKTRGDTITCLGQTFSSEKERREYFTKILREKLKDPDFRAIEGFPLAEDEDILTLSDPPYYTACPNPWINDFISEWESEKPKKSEEEPYHREPFAADVSEGKNDPIYNAHSYHTKVPHKAIMRYILHYTEPGDIVFDGFCGTGMTGVAAQMCGDRSVVESLGYRVESDGTILKKEYSKEEDKEIWIPFSKLGARKAVLNDLSPAATFIAYNYNTPVDVKEFEKEANRILAEVEEECGWMYTTLHNPSEDTLNTWTDAAKSGSVEKIKSLISGKDSSKDFQSDKNEIGRINYTVWSDVFVCQECAEEIVFWKEAVDKEEGKVRDEFPCPHCSSLLTKRNLERSWITRYDDAIGETIRQAKQVPVLINYTTGKKRHEKEPDEFDLSLIEMIDSFKIPFWFPTNKIIDGKEIGRLNNLEMAYIHQILPFRSNLILSKYLSLVENQRLNLVVTSTLLNLSWMYRWRTNAKGGTTSGTYYICSTPQENNAIKQLNSKLIDLITAINTASNILSVQSCTNIVIPKESTDYIFLDPPFGSNLMYSELNFLWESWLKIFTNNKQEAIENSVQKKGREEYRQLMTQCFKEAYRILKPGHWMTVEFSNTSSVVWNSIQTALSDAGFIVANVSALDKKQGSFKAVTTTTAVKQDLVISAYKPNGGFEERFVGEAQTDEGVWDFVKTHLKYLPVIKTQGKELVNIPERDPRILFDQMVAYYVRRGYLVPISTQEFQEGLHQRFPERDGMYFLSKQVSEYDKKKLSGASVAQTTLFVTDEASAIQWLRLHLKERPKTFQEIHPEFIQETQMGWSKNEKGLELSVLLEQNFLKFDGKGDIPRSIISYLRANWKDFKGLPDDHISLKKKAADRWYVPDPNRASDLEKLRERALLKEFEDYKKDTKKLKIFRIESVRAGFKKAWQEKEYQTIIDIAKRIPTNVLEEDPKLLMWYDQAVTRVGE encoded by the coding sequence CCTGCCCTAACCCATGGATAAATGATTTCATTTCTGAATGGGAGAGTGAAAAACCAAAGAAATCAGAGGAAGAACCATACCACCGTGAACCTTTTGCAGCAGATGTCTCCGAAGGCAAAAATGATCCAATTTATAATGCACATTCATATCACACCAAAGTTCCGCACAAAGCAATTATGCGGTACATTCTCCATTACACAGAACCGGGTGACATAGTCTTTGACGGATTCTGCGGAACGGGGATGACAGGTGTTGCAGCGCAAATGTGCGGTGATCGTTCTGTTGTCGAATCGCTTGGCTACCGTGTTGAATCCGATGGAACAATTCTTAAAAAGGAATATTCAAAAGAGGAAGATAAAGAGATATGGATTCCTTTTTCAAAGCTTGGAGCACGAAAAGCGGTTTTAAACGATTTATCTCCGGCTGCGACATTTATAGCTTACAACTACAACACGCCGGTTGATGTAAAAGAGTTTGAGAAGGAAGCCAACCGGATACTTGCAGAGGTTGAGGAGGAATGTGGATGGATGTACACAACTCTTCACAATCCTTCGGAAGATACGCTAAATACCTGGACCGATGCGGCAAAATCGGGTTCGGTTGAAAAAATAAAGAGTCTGATTTCAGGGAAAGATAGCTCAAAAGATTTCCAATCGGACAAAAATGAAATAGGAAGGATAAACTATACTGTCTGGTCCGATGTATTCGTCTGCCAGGAATGTGCAGAGGAGATAGTATTCTGGAAAGAGGCCGTTGACAAGGAAGAAGGAAAAGTCAGGGACGAATTCCCATGCCCCCACTGTTCATCTCTGCTCACAAAAAGAAATCTGGAACGGTCATGGATTACACGGTATGACGATGCCATTGGTGAGACCATCCGGCAGGCAAAACAGGTCCCTGTTCTGATCAATTACACAACCGGAAAAAAGAGACATGAAAAAGAACCTGATGAATTTGATTTGTCATTAATTGAGATGATTGATTCTTTTAAGATTCCTTTCTGGTTCCCAACAAATAAAATAATTGATGGTAAAGAAATTGGAAGATTAAATAATTTAGAAATGGCATATATTCATCAAATTCTTCCTTTTCGCTCAAATCTAATTCTCTCAAAATATTTATCTTTAGTGGAAAACCAAAGATTAAATTTAGTTGTCACCTCAACATTATTAAATCTTAGTTGGATGTATAGATGGAGAACAAATGCTAAAGGTGGTACAACTTCTGGAACATATTACATTTGCTCAACACCTCAAGAAAACAATGCAATTAAACAATTGAATTCAAAATTAATTGATTTGATCACTGCAATAAATACTGCAAGTAATATCCTGTCAGTACAAAGCTGTACAAATATTGTAATCCCAAAAGAAAGTACAGATTATATCTTTCTTGATCCTCCTTTTGGTTCAAATTTAATGTATTCTGAATTAAACTTCCTTTGGGAGTCATGGTTAAAAATTTTTACGAATAATAAACAGGAAGCCATAGAAAATTCTGTTCAGAAAAAAGGCAGAGAAGAATACCGGCAACTTATGACTCAATGCTTCAAAGAGGCATACAGAATTTTAAAACCCGGACACTGGATGACTGTTGAATTTTCCAATACAAGTTCTGTAGTATGGAACAGTATTCAAACAGCACTTTCTGATGCTGGATTTATTGTAGCAAATGTATCGGCACTTGATAAAAAACAGGGAAGTTTCAAGGCTGTTACAACAACAACAGCAGTTAAGCAGGATCTCGTAATTTCGGCATACAAACCAAACGGTGGTTTTGAGGAAAGATTTGTCGGGGAAGCACAGACCGATGAAGGTGTCTGGGACTTTGTGAAGACACACCTGAAGTATCTCCCAGTCATAAAAACGCAGGGCAAAGAGCTTGTAAATATACCTGAAAGAGATCCAAGAATTCTTTTCGATCAGATGGTTGCGTATTATGTAAGACGTGGATATCTTGTGCCTATTTCTACTCAGGAATTTCAGGAAGGGCTTCACCAGAGATTCCCTGAGCGTGACGGGATGTATTTCCTGTCAAAGCAGGTCTCTGAATATGATAAGAAGAAGCTTTCCGGTGCATCTGTTGCACAAACCACACTCTTTGTAACCGATGAGGCATCCGCAATTCAGTGGTTAAGACTTCATTTAAAAGAGAGGCCAAAGACATTTCAGGAGATCCATCCGGAATTTATACAGGAGACGCAGATGGGATGGAGTAAAAATGAGAAAGGACTTGAGTTGTCAGTTCTTCTCGAGCAGAATTTCCTGAAATTTGATGGTAAAGGAGATATTCCAAGATCGATTATCAGTTACTTAAGGGCTAACTGGAAGGATTTCAAGGGACTTCCAGATGATCACATTTCACTTAAAAAGAAGGCTGCAGACAGGTGGTATGTACCTGATCCAAACCGTGCGTCAGATCTTGAAAAGTTAAGGGAACGTGCACTTTTAAAGGAATTTGAAGATTATAAGAAGGATACTAAAAAACTTAAAATCTTCAGAATTGAGTCAGTCAGAGCCGGTTTTAAAAAGGCATGGCAGGAGAAGGAATATCAGACAATTATTGATATTGCAAAGAGGATTCCGACGAATGTTCTTGAAGAAGATCCAAAGCTTTTGATGTGGTACGATCAGGCTGTGACGAGGGTTGGGGAGTAA